From the genome of Kaistella daneshvariae, one region includes:
- the recA gene encoding recombinase RecA: MSSIDDKKKALALVLDKLDKTYGKGTVMTLGDDSVDTNIEVIPSGSLGVDLALGVGGYPRGRVIEIYGPESSGKTTLTLHAIAEAQKLGGIAAFIDAEHAFDRSYARKLGINLDDLIISQPDNGEQALEIADNLIRSGAVDIVVIDSVAALTPKAEIEGEMGDSKMGLHARLMSQALRKLTGTISKTKCTVIFINQLREKIGVMFGNPETTTGGNALKFYASVRIDIRKASAPIKTGDEAVGSRVKVKIVKNKVAPPFKMAEFDIMYGEGVSKTGEILDAAVDMGIVKKSGSWFSYADTKLGQGRDAVRDMLKDNPDLADELEGKIREEIKNKKEN, from the coding sequence ATGAGCAGTATTGACGATAAGAAAAAAGCACTGGCTTTAGTGCTTGATAAATTAGATAAAACCTACGGTAAAGGCACCGTAATGACCTTGGGTGACGACTCTGTTGACACCAATATCGAGGTGATTCCTTCGGGATCTTTGGGTGTGGATTTGGCTTTGGGCGTGGGCGGTTATCCCCGCGGCCGTGTCATCGAAATCTACGGGCCGGAATCTTCAGGTAAAACAACGCTTACTTTGCACGCGATTGCTGAAGCTCAAAAATTGGGCGGTATCGCAGCATTTATTGATGCAGAGCACGCTTTCGACAGAAGTTATGCCAGAAAACTGGGGATTAACCTGGATGATCTCATTATTTCTCAACCAGACAACGGTGAGCAGGCTTTGGAAATCGCGGATAACTTGATCCGTTCCGGCGCTGTGGACATCGTGGTGATTGACTCTGTAGCGGCTTTAACGCCAAAAGCGGAGATCGAAGGTGAGATGGGAGATTCCAAAATGGGACTTCACGCGAGATTGATGTCGCAAGCGTTGAGAAAATTAACCGGAACAATTTCCAAAACCAAATGTACCGTGATTTTCATCAACCAGCTGAGAGAGAAAATCGGGGTGATGTTCGGGAACCCGGAAACCACTACGGGTGGAAATGCGCTGAAGTTTTATGCTTCGGTAAGGATTGACATCAGAAAGGCCAGCGCACCGATTAAAACAGGTGATGAAGCTGTGGGAAGCCGGGTGAAAGTGAAGATCGTGAAAAATAAAGTAGCGCCGCCTTTCAAAATGGCAGAATTCGACATTATGTACGGTGAAGGTGTTTCCAAGACCGGCGAAATCCTGGATGCTGCGGTAGACATGGGAATTGTAAAGAAAAGCGGTTCCTGGTTCAGCTATGCAGACACGAAATTAGGTCAGGGACGTGATGCGGTACGAGATATGCTGAAAGACAATCCGGACCTTGCCGATGAACTGGAAGGAAAAATCCGTGAGGAAATTAAAAACAAGAAAGAAAACTAA
- a CDS encoding deoxyhypusine synthase family protein → MSKPITEFIEKYYLHFNSAALVDASKGYVAHLKDGGKMMITLAGAMSTAEIGKILAEMIRQDKVDIISCTGANLEEDLMNLVAHSHYERVPHYRDLTAQDEWNLLEKGLNRVTDTCIPEEEAFRRLQKHIVEIWKDAEAKGGRYFPHEYMYKMLLSGVLEQYYEIPKENSWMLAAAEKNLPIVVPGWEDSTMGNIFSSYCIKGELKPSTMKSGIEYMMYLADWYPKNSGGKGVGFFQVGGGIAGDFPICVVPMLYQDMEMTDIPFWSYFCQISDSTTSYGSYSGAVPNEKITWGKLDITTPKFIVESDATICAPLMFSYILENS, encoded by the coding sequence ATGAGTAAGCCGATTACGGAATTTATAGAAAAATATTATCTGCATTTTAATTCTGCCGCTTTGGTAGACGCTTCCAAAGGTTATGTGGCGCACCTGAAAGACGGCGGAAAAATGATGATTACCCTTGCCGGCGCCATGTCTACCGCGGAAATCGGGAAAATTCTGGCCGAAATGATCCGTCAGGATAAAGTGGATATTATCTCGTGTACAGGCGCGAATCTGGAGGAAGATCTCATGAATCTTGTGGCGCATTCGCATTACGAAAGAGTGCCGCATTACCGCGACCTTACGGCGCAGGACGAATGGAATTTGCTTGAAAAAGGACTAAACCGTGTGACTGATACGTGTATTCCGGAAGAGGAAGCGTTCCGACGTTTGCAGAAACATATTGTGGAAATTTGGAAAGATGCAGAAGCGAAAGGCGGGCGTTATTTCCCGCATGAATATATGTATAAAATGCTTTTATCAGGCGTTTTGGAGCAGTATTATGAAATCCCGAAAGAGAATTCCTGGATGCTTGCCGCGGCGGAGAAAAACCTGCCGATTGTGGTGCCGGGCTGGGAAGATTCTACCATGGGAAATATTTTCTCCAGCTATTGTATCAAAGGTGAACTGAAGCCTTCGACCATGAAATCGGGGATTGAATATATGATGTATTTGGCGGACTGGTATCCGAAAAATTCGGGTGGAAAAGGCGTTGGTTTCTTCCAGGTTGGCGGTGGAATCGCGGGTGATTTCCCAATTTGCGTGGTGCCGATGCTGTATCAGGATATGGAAATGACCGACATCCCGTTCTGGTCCTATTTCTGCCAGATTTCTGATTCTACGACGTCGTACGGTTCTTATTCCGGTGCGGTGCCGAACGAAAAAATCACCTGGGGAAAACTGGACATTACCACACCGAAATTTATCGTTGAAAGCGATGCCACGATTTGTGCGCCGCTGATGTTTTCTTATATTTTGGAAAACTCGTAA
- the arfB gene encoding alternative ribosome rescue aminoacyl-tRNA hydrolase ArfB, translating to MKDFTKELTYKTSRSSGAGGQNVNKVETSVTVMWNVMASEFFSIEAKELISEKLKNRINSDGILQLTVSESRTQLQNKKIATERILDLVKKSLFIPKARKATKPSKSKIEKRLKAKKELSAKKENRRFRGE from the coding sequence ATGAAAGATTTCACCAAAGAACTGACGTATAAAACCTCGCGCAGCAGCGGCGCGGGCGGACAAAACGTGAATAAAGTGGAAACTTCCGTCACCGTCATGTGGAATGTCATGGCCAGCGAATTTTTTTCAATTGAAGCAAAAGAGCTGATTTCTGAAAAACTGAAAAATCGTATCAATTCAGACGGAATTTTGCAGCTTACGGTTTCCGAAAGCCGCACGCAGTTGCAGAACAAAAAAATCGCGACGGAAAGAATTTTAGATTTGGTGAAAAAATCGCTTTTCATTCCGAAAGCGCGGAAGGCCACAAAACCTTCGAAATCCAAAATTGAAAAAAGACTGAAAGCGAAGAAAGAACTTTCCGCAAAAAAGGAAAACCGGCGTTTCCGGGGCGAATAA
- a CDS encoding SDR family oxidoreductase, which yields MNLYTQPMLKEDALKDKVAIVTGGGSGLGKAMTKYFLQLGAKVVITSRNLEKLQTTAKELEAETGGKVLCVQCDVRNWDEVEAMKDAAVKEFGQIDILLNNAAGNFIAPTERLTHSAFDSILDIVLKGTKNCTLSVGKYWIENKIPGTVLNIVTTYAWTGSAYVVPSACAKAGVLAMTRSLAVEWAKYGIRFNAIAPGPFPTKGAWERLLPGDLAEKFDMRKKVPLRRVGEHQELANLAAYLVSDYSAYMNGEVVTIDGGEWLQGAGEFNMLDEIPQEMWDMLEAMIKAKKSN from the coding sequence ATGAATCTCTATACACAACCGATGCTTAAGGAAGATGCTCTGAAAGATAAAGTCGCCATCGTAACGGGCGGCGGCAGCGGACTCGGCAAAGCAATGACGAAATATTTTCTGCAACTCGGCGCCAAAGTCGTTATCACCTCGCGTAATCTGGAAAAACTGCAGACTACCGCCAAAGAACTCGAAGCAGAAACCGGTGGAAAGGTTCTGTGCGTACAATGCGACGTAAGAAACTGGGATGAGGTGGAGGCCATGAAAGATGCCGCTGTAAAAGAATTCGGGCAAATCGATATTTTACTCAATAATGCCGCCGGAAATTTCATCGCACCAACAGAAAGACTCACGCATTCAGCCTTTGATTCTATTCTTGATATCGTTTTGAAAGGAACAAAAAACTGCACACTTTCCGTTGGTAAATACTGGATTGAAAATAAAATCCCCGGGACCGTGCTGAATATCGTCACCACTTACGCCTGGACAGGTTCTGCGTACGTTGTGCCTTCCGCCTGTGCAAAAGCCGGAGTTCTGGCCATGACCCGCAGTTTAGCGGTAGAATGGGCGAAGTATGGCATCCGTTTCAACGCCATTGCGCCGGGACCATTTCCAACGAAAGGTGCCTGGGAAAGATTATTACCGGGAGATTTGGCAGAAAAATTCGATATGCGGAAAAAAGTCCCGTTGCGTAGAGTTGGCGAACATCAGGAGCTGGCGAATTTAGCCGCTTATTTGGTTTCCGATTATTCCGCGTACATGAACGGTGAAGTTGTGACAATTGATGGCGGAGAGTGGTTACAAGGCGCCGGCGAATTCAATATGCTGGACGAAATTCCACAGGAAATGTGGGATATGCTGGAAGCGATGATCAAAGCAAAAAAATCAAATTAA
- a CDS encoding M16 family metallopeptidase gives MFKKLSLTLAALFIAVQAFAQKQFEWKEATANGYSYKYVTNDPMNARFYTLKNGLTVILSPTKTDPRIQAYVAVKAGSKTDPSTNTGLAHYLEHMLFKGTDKYGSLDWAKEKVELDKIDGLYEQYNKTTDAAQRKAIYKKIDSVSGVASKYAIANEYDKMMASMGAQGTNAFTSFEQTVYTDDVPSSSLDKYLAVQGERFRNPVLRIFHTELEAVYEEKNRTLDSDSRKVFEELFAQLFKNHNYGLQTTIGTVEHLKNPSLVEIRKYFNNYYVPNNMGVILSGDFNPDEVIAKVDKAFSQMKMKPVAKYTFAPEKPITAPIIKEITGPDAENLTIGYRLPGNKDKDVLIADLVGQILTNGKAGLLDLNLVKKQKLLRASASTFNLIDYGVLFLSAAPTNGQSLEEVKALVLGEIDNLKKGNFDDDLITSIINNVKKSKIYESEKYDGRAGALMDAFTSELNWRDQVAYVNDLSKITKADIVGFANKYLGENYVAVLKRKGQSPKSMKIEKPQITPVETNADKQSPFVKMVSNMPNAPAEPVFLDYKKDIQKSNLGKAEILYVPNKENQLYRLRYRYKIGSLNDLKQPLASQYLQFLGTDKMSAEEISKAFYKIASSFNVSTGEEYTTVTIEGLQENFDQAVKLYEDLILNVKADDAALKGLKERMAKGRKDAKANKGAILQGLTSYAMYGENNKFNNVLSNAELDATTAAELVNKIRNLNQYEQTVIYYGPISIKELQSKLKNVHPVPAKFAVAAPAKAFKQVAQTKNQVLFADYDMVQAETRWIRNTESYDPAKNTLVKVFNNYFGGGMGSIVFQTIRESKALAYSTYGVYVQPQKKADQYYMMSYVGSQADKFNDATTAMTELLTTMPDLGENLNLAKTQVKKDIQTERITQDNIIFNYLAAKDLGLTEDARKNIYTAVDNISMKDLKNFHQANFSGKPYTYAIVASEKNIPMKDMQKLGEVKKISLEELFGY, from the coding sequence ATGTTTAAAAAACTCTCTTTAACACTTGCTGCTTTATTTATTGCTGTACAGGCCTTCGCGCAGAAACAGTTTGAATGGAAAGAAGCAACGGCGAACGGATATTCGTACAAGTATGTTACGAATGATCCTATGAATGCCCGTTTTTATACCTTAAAAAACGGCTTGACGGTAATTTTAAGTCCCACGAAGACAGATCCGAGAATTCAGGCGTATGTAGCGGTGAAAGCCGGTAGTAAAACCGATCCAAGCACCAATACCGGTTTGGCGCACTACTTGGAGCACATGCTTTTCAAAGGAACCGATAAATACGGTTCGCTGGACTGGGCTAAAGAAAAAGTAGAACTGGATAAAATCGATGGTTTATACGAACAGTACAACAAAACCACCGATGCCGCGCAAAGAAAAGCGATCTACAAAAAAATCGATTCTGTTTCCGGTGTTGCCAGTAAATATGCTATTGCAAATGAATATGATAAAATGATGGCTTCCATGGGCGCGCAGGGAACAAATGCTTTTACCAGCTTTGAACAGACGGTTTACACCGATGACGTCCCAAGTTCATCTTTAGACAAATATTTGGCGGTGCAGGGAGAAAGATTCCGAAATCCTGTTTTAAGAATTTTCCACACTGAGCTTGAAGCGGTTTATGAGGAGAAAAACCGAACCTTAGACAGCGACAGCAGAAAAGTTTTTGAAGAACTTTTTGCACAGCTTTTCAAAAATCATAATTACGGACTGCAGACCACCATTGGAACAGTGGAACATTTGAAAAATCCGTCACTGGTTGAAATCCGTAAGTATTTTAACAATTATTACGTTCCGAACAATATGGGCGTTATTCTTTCTGGTGATTTCAATCCGGATGAAGTAATAGCAAAAGTGGATAAAGCATTTTCCCAAATGAAAATGAAACCGGTAGCGAAATATACTTTCGCGCCGGAAAAACCCATTACCGCACCAATCATCAAAGAAATTACCGGTCCTGACGCTGAAAATTTAACAATTGGCTACAGACTTCCGGGAAATAAAGACAAAGATGTTTTAATCGCCGACTTGGTGGGACAAATCCTAACCAACGGAAAAGCTGGACTTTTGGACCTTAACCTGGTTAAAAAACAAAAGTTGCTTCGCGCGTCGGCTTCCACTTTTAATCTGATTGATTACGGAGTGCTCTTTTTAAGCGCTGCACCAACGAACGGACAAAGTTTAGAGGAGGTAAAAGCTCTTGTTTTAGGAGAAATCGACAATTTAAAGAAAGGGAATTTTGATGATGATTTAATTACATCAATCATCAACAACGTTAAAAAATCCAAGATTTACGAATCTGAAAAATACGATGGACGCGCTGGCGCTTTGATGGATGCTTTCACCTCTGAACTCAACTGGAGAGATCAGGTGGCTTATGTGAACGATTTATCTAAAATCACCAAAGCAGATATCGTAGGTTTTGCAAACAAATATTTAGGCGAGAATTATGTGGCAGTTTTAAAGAGAAAAGGCCAGTCTCCAAAATCAATGAAAATTGAAAAACCACAAATTACACCGGTAGAAACCAATGCTGATAAGCAGTCGCCGTTTGTAAAAATGGTGTCCAACATGCCAAATGCTCCAGCAGAGCCGGTATTTTTAGATTATAAAAAAGACATCCAGAAATCTAATTTGGGTAAAGCAGAAATTCTTTACGTTCCAAATAAAGAAAACCAGCTTTACCGTTTGAGATACCGCTACAAAATCGGTTCTTTAAATGATTTGAAACAACCTTTGGCTTCGCAATATTTGCAGTTTTTAGGAACTGATAAAATGTCGGCGGAAGAAATTTCAAAAGCGTTTTACAAAATCGCCAGCAGCTTCAATGTTTCTACCGGTGAAGAATATACCACCGTTACTATTGAAGGTTTGCAGGAAAATTTCGATCAGGCTGTTAAACTTTACGAAGATTTAATTCTGAATGTAAAAGCCGACGATGCGGCATTAAAAGGTTTGAAAGAAAGAATGGCTAAAGGCCGCAAAGATGCAAAAGCCAATAAAGGCGCTATTTTGCAGGGATTAACCAGCTACGCGATGTACGGTGAGAACAACAAGTTCAACAATGTTTTGAGCAATGCAGAGCTGGACGCAACCACTGCTGCCGAGTTGGTGAATAAAATCAGAAATCTGAATCAGTACGAGCAAACCGTAATTTATTACGGCCCCATTTCAATTAAAGAATTGCAAAGCAAGTTGAAAAACGTACATCCGGTACCGGCAAAATTTGCTGTTGCTGCGCCGGCCAAAGCGTTCAAACAGGTTGCGCAAACCAAAAATCAGGTTCTTTTTGCAGATTATGATATGGTGCAGGCAGAAACGCGTTGGATCAGAAATACCGAAAGTTACGACCCTGCGAAAAACACGCTTGTAAAAGTTTTCAATAACTATTTTGGCGGCGGTATGGGCTCTATTGTTTTCCAGACGATTCGCGAAAGTAAAGCGTTGGCATACAGTACGTATGGGGTGTATGTGCAGCCTCAGAAAAAAGCAGATCAATATTATATGATGAGCTATGTAGGCAGCCAGGCAGACAAGTTTAATGATGCAACAACCGCGATGACAGAACTTTTAACCACCATGCCAGATTTGGGTGAAAACTTAAATCTTGCCAAAACACAGGTGAAAAAAGATATTCAAACCGAGCGCATCACGCAGGACAACATCATCTTTAATTATTTGGCGGCAAAAGATTTAGGTTTGACCGAAGATGCACGAAAAAACATTTATACAGCGGTAGACAATATTTCGATGAAAGATTTGAAAAATTTCCACCAGGCGAATTTCTCCGGAAAACCTTACACTTACGCAATTGTTGCGTCAGAGAAAAACATTCCGATGAAAGATATGCAGAAGCTTGGTGAAGTGAAAAAGATTTCTCTCGAAGAACTTTTTGGCTACTAA
- the htpG gene encoding molecular chaperone HtpG, whose protein sequence is MTQGNINVSVENIFPLIKKFLYSDHEIFLRELISNATDATLKLKHLTSIGEIKTDYGTPKIEVAIDKDAKTLTISDQGIGMTGAEVEKYINQIAFSGAEEFLEKYKDTSKDSGIIGHFGLGFYSAFMVAEKVEIVTKSYKDEPAVRWICDGSPVYTLEEAEKTERGTDIILHIAEDSTEFLEESRIRELLLKYNKFMPVPIKFGTKTETLPLPEDAPKDAKAETVEVDNIINNPTPAWTKAPSELSDADYKQFYHELYPMQFEEPLFNIHLNVDYPFNLTGILYFPKLTNGLNIEKDKIQLYQNQVYVTDEVKGIVPDFLMLLRGVIDSPDIPLNVSRSYLQADGAVKKISSYITKKVADKMVSLFNENREDYEKKWNDIKIVIEYGMISEDKFFDKSDKFALYPTTDGKYYLWSELEEKLKPMQMDKDGNLVLLYATNEHDQHSYIQAANDKGYEVLLLDSPIVPHLIQKLETSKEKISFARVDADHLNNLIKKEDAAISKLNEEEKESLKKNIEEAVNDTKFSVQIEDLESTEAPFMITQPEFMRRMKDMQATGGGGMFGMGGFPEMYNLVVNSNSELASEILKNENAEEKNTKIKYALDLAKLSQNLLKGKDLTDFIQRSYQNLSK, encoded by the coding sequence ATGACACAAGGAAATATTAATGTCTCGGTGGAAAATATTTTCCCCTTAATCAAAAAGTTTCTCTACAGCGACCACGAAATATTTTTGCGTGAGCTGATTTCTAACGCGACCGACGCGACTTTGAAGCTGAAACACCTGACCAGCATTGGTGAAATAAAAACCGATTACGGCACGCCTAAAATTGAAGTTGCTATCGATAAAGACGCGAAAACACTCACGATTTCGGACCAGGGAATCGGGATGACGGGCGCGGAGGTCGAAAAATACATCAACCAGATTGCGTTTTCGGGTGCGGAAGAATTTTTGGAAAAATATAAAGACACTTCGAAAGATTCCGGAATTATCGGTCATTTTGGACTTGGTTTTTATTCCGCGTTTATGGTGGCGGAAAAAGTTGAAATCGTGACAAAATCTTATAAAGACGAGCCAGCAGTGCGTTGGATTTGCGACGGTAGTCCGGTTTATACTTTGGAAGAAGCCGAAAAAACCGAGCGTGGAACCGATATTATTTTGCACATCGCGGAGGATTCTACGGAGTTTTTGGAAGAATCCAGAATTCGCGAGCTGCTTTTAAAATACAATAAATTTATGCCGGTTCCGATTAAATTCGGCACCAAAACAGAAACTTTGCCTTTACCCGAAGATGCGCCAAAAGATGCGAAAGCGGAAACGGTGGAAGTGGACAATATTATTAATAATCCGACTCCTGCGTGGACAAAAGCGCCAAGTGAGCTGAGCGACGCGGATTACAAGCAGTTCTACCACGAGCTGTATCCGATGCAGTTTGAGGAGCCTTTGTTCAATATTCATTTGAACGTGGATTATCCGTTCAATTTAACCGGGATTTTATATTTCCCGAAACTGACTAACGGTTTAAATATTGAAAAAGATAAAATTCAGCTCTACCAAAACCAAGTGTATGTGACCGATGAGGTGAAAGGAATTGTACCGGATTTCCTTATGTTGCTGCGTGGTGTCATCGATTCACCGGATATTCCGCTGAACGTTTCAAGATCTTATCTGCAGGCGGACGGCGCGGTGAAAAAAATATCGTCTTATATCACCAAAAAAGTGGCGGATAAAATGGTTTCATTATTCAATGAAAACCGCGAAGATTACGAGAAAAAATGGAATGACATCAAAATTGTCATCGAATACGGAATGATTTCCGAAGACAAGTTCTTTGATAAATCAGACAAGTTTGCGCTTTATCCGACCACCGACGGTAAATATTATTTATGGTCGGAACTAGAGGAGAAATTGAAACCGATGCAGATGGACAAAGACGGTAATTTGGTGCTTCTTTACGCGACAAATGAACACGACCAGCACAGTTACATCCAGGCTGCGAATGATAAAGGTTACGAAGTATTATTGCTTGACTCACCAATTGTGCCGCACCTAATCCAAAAACTGGAAACTTCGAAAGAGAAAATTTCCTTCGCTCGCGTAGATGCTGATCACCTGAACAACTTGATTAAAAAAGAAGATGCAGCGATTTCTAAACTTAACGAAGAGGAAAAAGAATCTTTGAAGAAAAATATTGAAGAAGCGGTGAACGACACCAAATTTTCAGTGCAAATCGAGGATTTAGAAAGCACGGAAGCGCCGTTTATGATTACACAACCGGAATTTATGCGCCGTATGAAAGATATGCAGGCGACCGGCGGCGGTGGAATGTTCGGCATGGGCGGTTTCCCGGAAATGTATAATTTGGTAGTGAATTCCAACAGCGAACTTGCTTCCGAAATCCTGAAAAATGAAAATGCCGAAGAGAAAAACACCAAGATTAAATACGCTTTAGATTTGGCGAAACTTTCCCAGAATTTGTTGAAAGGTAAAGACCTGACGGATTTTATTCAAAGAAGTTATCAGAATTTGAGTAAGTAA
- a CDS encoding P-loop ATPase, Sll1717 family, whose amino-acid sequence MTKQQFINYLGFTDNPFQYTNADKETEVIEQYFISPDYFEDVWGDPDSPVSNIVYAPRGGGKTAQRLMIEKRAEKYENILTITYTDHDLTQFRTADDITLSYHLEYLNRLLLLAFFDKLQSMEDYDYLYQFNFAERQFIYKLCRIYLYETPASFPKQAINSLKTVEDHALDIWKRFKEPIADVIKSISRAKGMEVDISHIELDRKLQMSHKDNFLNIKDLIKRIGFSTIYILVDKVDEQSLTGNDPKASYSFISELIKDLELLETDGVAFKFFLWDALRPYCVKDARPDRLFSYNLNWGYHQIREMLNKRLSAYSGGKIDEATKIFEQKEGLGRTILFSEFSPRDCIRICNRILSEQFKANPNSQKFQLHTVNNSIDLFVREKVNEFILNENNKRNLAKINSVTFSIEELVSKKVAADSPAIRNIINPWTASNLLKKIGLINRTNKKAVNEYAFTDIRMARYACNAIDMEKFIATKVRRCTTKSCRIFTYRDFERKRFSCLDCGTDL is encoded by the coding sequence ATGACAAAACAACAATTTATAAATTATCTCGGATTCACAGACAATCCGTTTCAATATACAAATGCTGACAAAGAAACAGAAGTTATTGAGCAGTATTTCATTTCTCCTGATTATTTTGAAGATGTTTGGGGTGATCCAGATTCTCCAGTTTCTAACATCGTTTATGCTCCCAGAGGCGGAGGTAAAACAGCTCAACGATTAATGATTGAGAAAAGAGCTGAAAAATATGAAAATATTTTGACGATAACCTATACTGATCATGACCTTACCCAATTTCGCACTGCTGATGATATTACTTTATCATATCATCTAGAATACTTAAACAGATTATTGCTGCTTGCTTTCTTTGACAAGTTGCAATCAATGGAAGATTACGATTATTTATATCAGTTTAATTTTGCGGAGCGTCAATTTATTTACAAATTGTGTAGAATTTATCTATACGAAACTCCCGCTTCATTCCCCAAACAAGCGATAAATTCATTGAAAACAGTTGAAGATCACGCACTTGATATTTGGAAAAGATTTAAAGAACCAATCGCTGACGTAATAAAATCGATTTCCAGGGCAAAAGGGATGGAAGTTGATATTTCCCATATTGAATTGGATAGAAAACTTCAAATGTCACATAAAGATAATTTCTTAAATATTAAAGATTTAATAAAACGAATTGGTTTTTCTACAATTTATATTTTGGTGGACAAAGTAGACGAACAAAGTCTAACTGGCAACGATCCTAAAGCAAGCTACAGTTTCATTTCAGAATTAATAAAAGATTTGGAACTATTAGAAACTGATGGTGTAGCGTTTAAGTTTTTTCTGTGGGATGCTTTAAGACCTTATTGTGTAAAAGATGCAAGACCAGATCGCTTGTTTTCTTACAACCTCAATTGGGGTTATCATCAAATCCGAGAAATGCTAAACAAGAGATTATCTGCATACAGTGGGGGGAAGATTGATGAGGCAACAAAAATTTTTGAGCAAAAGGAAGGGCTTGGGAGAACAATCCTTTTTTCAGAATTTTCGCCTCGAGATTGTATTCGAATTTGTAACAGGATACTCTCAGAGCAGTTTAAAGCAAATCCAAATTCACAAAAGTTTCAATTACATACAGTTAATAATTCGATTGATTTATTTGTCAGAGAAAAAGTTAATGAGTTTATTCTAAATGAAAATAATAAAAGAAATCTTGCAAAAATAAATAGTGTAACATTTTCAATTGAGGAACTAGTTTCTAAAAAGGTTGCTGCTGACAGTCCGGCAATCCGAAATATAATTAATCCATGGACGGCATCAAATCTATTGAAGAAGATTGGACTGATCAATAGGACAAATAAAAAAGCGGTTAACGAATATGCGTTTACTGATATTAGAATGGCTCGGTATGCCTGTAATGCAATTGATATGGAAAAGTTTATTGCAACAAAGGTACGAAGATGTACCACCAAGTCTTGTCGAATATTTACCTATAGGGATTTCGAGAGAAAAAGATTTTCTTGCTTAGATTGTGGAACCGACTTGTAA
- a CDS encoding MGMT family protein, with amino-acid sequence MNDLFNKQVFEIINLIPKGRVTSYGAIAKAVGYPNHARHVGNALRNYDDDFPAHRVCNASGRITASCKRDFIGKLKAENIEVKEGKIQNFKKVFWNPLEDF; translated from the coding sequence ATGAATGATTTATTCAACAAGCAGGTTTTTGAAATTATCAACCTTATTCCGAAAGGCCGCGTGACGAGTTACGGCGCGATTGCAAAAGCGGTGGGTTATCCGAATCACGCGCGCCACGTGGGAAATGCGCTGCGGAATTACGACGATGATTTTCCGGCGCACCGCGTATGCAATGCTTCGGGAAGAATTACCGCGAGTTGTAAACGCGATTTTATCGGAAAGCTAAAAGCAGAAAATATCGAGGTAAAAGAGGGAAAAATTCAGAATTTTAAAAAGGTGTTTTGGAATCCGCTGGAGGATTTTTAA